The Macaca nemestrina isolate mMacNem1 chromosome 12, mMacNem.hap1, whole genome shotgun sequence genome contains a region encoding:
- the LOC105468913 gene encoding olfactory receptor 51V1-like yields MSISNSNFSSSRFVLTGFPGLEVHYPWLCIPFSSIYALVFLGNCMVLHVIRTESNLHQPMFYFLAMLALTDLCMGFSTVPTVLGILLGFIQEISLDSCIAQSYFIHGLSFMESSVLLAMAFDRYIAICNPLRYSSILTNDKIMKIGVAILCRSSLLIPPVIIRLKFLNYCHPHILSHSFCLHQDLIRMACSDIRFNNVYGLALVISSLLLDAVLILISYVMILHTVVAIASWEERLKSLQTCVSHICAVLVFYIPIIGLTMVHRFGKHLSPLVHILMGNSYILFPPMMNPIIYSIKTQQIRRRVQRLFSLKRA; encoded by the coding sequence ATGTCTATCTCTAACTCAAACTTCAGTAGTTCCAgatttgttctcactggttttcCTGGCCTAGAAGTTCACTATCCCTGGCTCTGCATTCCTTTCTCCTCCATCTATGCTCTGGTGTTCTTGGGAAACTGCATGGTGCTCCATGTGATCCGGACTGAGTCAAACCTCCACCAGCCTATGTTCTATTTTCTGGCCATGCTGGCCCTCACTGACCTGTGCATGGGGTTTTCTACTGTGCCCACGGTGCTGGGGATCCTGCTGGGGTTCATTCAAGAGATCAGCCTGGATTCCTGCATTGCCCAGTCCTATTTCATACATGGTCTGTCCTTCATGGAGTCCTCTGTCCTCCTCGCTATGGCTTTTGACCGCTACATCGCCATTTGCAACCCACTGCGCTATTCTTCCATCCTAACTAATGACAAAATCATGAAGATTGGGGTGGCAATCTTATGTAGGAGTTCTTTGCTAATACCTCCAGTCATCATCCGTTTGAAATTCTTGAATTATTGCCATCCTCACATCCTCTCTCACTCCTTCTGCCTGCACCAAGACTTAATTAGAATGGCCTGTTCGGACATCCGCTTTAACAATGTCTATGGTCTGGCCCTTGTGATCAGTAGCCTGTTGTTAGATGCAGTGCTCATACTTATCTCCTATGTTATGATTTTGCATACAGTCGTGGCCATTGCATCCTGGGAGGAGAGACTCAAGTCTTTGCAGACCTGTGTATCTCACAtctgtgctgttttggttttcTACATCCCAATCATTGGTCTGACCATGGTGCATCGCTTTGGGAAACACCTCTCACCACTGGTTCACATCCTCATGGGCAATAGCTATATCCTTTTCCCACCCATGATGAACCCTATTATTTATAGTATCAAGACCCAACAGATACGAAGAAGAGTCCAGAGATTGTTCTCCTTGAAAAGAGCCTAA